The sequence below is a genomic window from Melospiza georgiana isolate bMelGeo1 chromosome 6, bMelGeo1.pri, whole genome shotgun sequence.
CATCACCCATCCCTtgtgtccctctgtgcctcccCAGAGCGACGGGCAGGACGGGGATGCCTGGTTTTCCAGAGGCCAGCAACGTTCCAGCCGCGCCAGCGCCCACCCCAAGCTCAACCTGACCAAGCAGGCCTTGCCCTGGAACGAGCAGGTGGGTGTGGGCAGCGGCCTGGGAGGGcatggggaggagcaggagccccACTGAgccccctctcctctcccacagTACAAAGGGAAGGCAAACCTGCACGTCTTCGAGGACTGGTGTGGCGGGGCCGTGAGGCACCTGAGGAAGAACCTCCACTTCCCGCTCTTCCCCCACGTGAGTCCCGGTACAGGAACTGGTGGGAGGGTCCATACATCCCTCCCTGAgtgccccctgctcctcctcaggaCCTTGGCTTGCAGGGTTTGGCTTGGGGAGATGATGGGGCCCCCTCTGTGGGTGTGGGAGGCTGGGGTACCATGGAGGAGGTGATCCATGGAGGAGGATACCATGGAGAAGGTGAACCATGCCTGTTTCCTTCGCAGACCCGCACCACAGTGAAGAAGCTGGCTGTGTCTCCCAAGTGGAAGAACTATGGGCTGAGGATTTTTGGCTACATCCATCCCTTCAAGGATGGTGAGTGATGGAGTGTGGCTTTTCCCCCGTGCAGCAACGTGGAGATGCTGTGTCCTTCCCCTTCCTGgccacaggagcacagaaagGCTCTTGGAGATGGGCCCCAAATCCTGGCTCCTGGGCAGGAGGGTCCTTCTGGAGCAAAGCCCCTTTTCCCTGTGGCTTTGAAGGCGGGCAAAGCCCTGATCCCatccaggacagagccatgACATGAGGTCTGGGGTGGCCCCATCCCTGTTGCCATCGCACCACGAGGCAATAGAATCAATCCCACACCACCAGGGTCCCTGTGTCCCTCGTGGTGACCCTCTCCGTGGCTCTCTGCAGGGGATTTCCAGTTTTCTGTGGCTTCAGATGACAACTCAGAGTTCTGGCTCAGCTCCGACGACAGTCCCTCCAATTCCCGACTGGCTGCATTTGTGGGCAAGGTATTGCACCACCTCTGCCTTGTCCTGCTCCAGGGGGAGGGATCCgtgtgtgcctgtgctgggggcagctctcctgcctctctgctcctTTGGGAATGCCAGGCTGTTTCTGcctgctcccctccctggccAGGCCTGGCTTGGCTTCCAGAGGAGCCCCTTGGTCCCTtcttggctggagctgccaaagaCCAGGAGCTTTAATATTTATTCCCAGATTTCCCTGGGGTTAATTCCTGTAATGGGAAGCTGCTGGGCTTTGGTGTGGTGTCCTGCTTCTCTcatctcctccttccttcccagctgggcactgagtGGACGGCGCCGGGGGAGTTCACCAAGTTCAGTTCGCAGGTGTCCAAGCCCCTGCGGTgagtgtgtccgtgtgtccatgGGGATCATCCCATGGGGATGGAGTCTGGGACATGCAGGTGCTGCCTCTGACCTCCCTGGGCCGTGCTCCTTTCCCAAAAGGcatgtggggctgggctggacccCAGACCCATGGTTTGAAGGTGATGAGATGAGGACAGGGATGTCACAGTGTGCCCCCAATCCCACAGAAGCCCTCAGCATTGGGATGGGGAGCAGAcaccctccccagctgcctgtCTCCTTGCCTCAGGAAGGTTTTACCCACCCatgggcaggacagggaggcattcccaggctggccctgggctctgacagctgtgtcccctcccctgcaGCCTCATGTCCTCCCGACGTTACTACTTTGAGCTGCTGCACAAGCAGGACGACCGGGGCTCGGACCACGTGGAGGTTGGGGTGAGTAAATGCCCACCCCCCATGCCAGGGCTTTTCCATGTGTGTCCCCAAGGGCTCTATCCTGGAGCAAAGCCAGGTTTCCCCCTCCCACGGCTGCCAGTGGGGACAAGTCAGTGTCACTGTTTCCCTGGTCATTCCAGCACTGGGATGCATGGAGTGCTGTTCTCCTTTCCTGCTGGTGGCCCTGCCATGGACTCCCATGGGCAAGAAGAGCCCCCACAGGCAGGTCCCACCTTGCAGGCTGcatcccagcagtgggagagagGTGGCCCAGACGATGGagccattcccattccctgttttcttctttttcccccttggaATTACCATGGGTTTCGAATCTGAACTTGCCTGccttggcagcacagccctggcaaaGCCTGGAGCATGTGTCAGGGGCTCAGGCTGGCTGAGGGCAAGATGTTGGCTCGTTAGCAAAGGTTTCCTTTCTCCCAAGAACTCATTAATCACTGGGATCAAGCTGGTGCCAGCAAAGCATCAGGGAGGCCAGCTACACCccttcctccccatcccctctATCCGATAAGATCTGCGTTTCTTTGGGCAAAAACAAATAGTGGGGAAAGCAAATAGATGGGGGAGATGTTTCTGAGATGGGATGTTTTtgctggagggagggagtgaAGCCTTTCAGCCGTGCAGAAAAAGCtctcagctgtgcagggagagacAACAAGAGCATCCACAACAAAAGCAGGACCCTGATGTGTCTCGCCCCGGGGGCATTGAAGGGCTTGTCCCGACAAGGGCTCCAGACTGGATTTTAAAATGCTGGAGTTAAATcagggcaggcagctctggagacCCTCTTAAATCAAGGCAAGCTCTTCTTTATAAAGCACTGGAGTGAGAAAAGGAGGCCATTGGTCACAGGAGTTGTGGCAGTCCCAAAGGGAGCCAGCATGAGCCTGTATCCTAAACCCCACAGGAGCCTTTCCCCCTCCAACCCTGCAGGGATCCCAAACCCTGTGGGAAATGGGGCAGGATCAGCCCTCTCTcttgcttctcttctgcagggaagtttctgggagctgtgcacagggagGACCCATCGTGGGTGCTGGGCTTGGGCAGCTGCATCCTGACCCCTGCCACCCCCCTGCTCATTCCCCATCcgcttttgtttttttcccagtggcGAGTTTTCCTCCCCAGCCTGAAGTTTGAGGTGATTGACTCCTCCTACATCTCCTTGTACACAGGTAAGGGCCAGGTGCCACGGCCAGCAGCCTCTCCAGGGGCTGCACGTGCTGGGAGAgatgggaaggaaagcagaacCTAGGAAATGGGGTCCTGGGGGGACATGTCAGCCTCTGAATCCCGCCACTGGATTTCTGCCTGCTGTAaggagggctgcaggggctgcagtgggTAGGATTGATGCTGGGAGCAAGATGAGATGCTGCTAAAAGTGGGCTGTGCAGTCACCACAGCGTGGAAGCGCAGCTCTGCTGGTGCCCCAGGCTCGTCCTGCCTGCCAAGAGCCCTCTGGCTCCAGGGCTTGGCCCTGAGTTACGAGGAGCTGTCGTGGAAGCGGGGATGGATGGCAGAGGCTTTAATTAAATCTATAGATCTTGTGcttgctgcccctgccctggcagcagggagggctgtgaTGGATGGGCCCTGCCCTGGCGCTCCACACGCAGTGGGAGCGGCCATcgctcctgccctgggaggtgTCCATGAGGAGGAGGGGGcaggcagcatccctggggacaAGAGGGATGAGgggtgccagtgctgctgagcaggtgCCCGTGAGATGGATGATGTGCAGATAAATCCCTGTCCCTCAGCACCGgctcttcctgctcctccttcctgcttccctgctccctcagacccagcagcaccctgaggCAAAGCCATGGCAGTCCTGGGGAGCCCCtccctgctgggggctgccagcagcaggcagagctcctcttctccctttcccttccctttcccttccctttcccttccctttcccttccctttcccttccctttcccttccctttcccttcccttcccttcccttcccttcccttcccttcccttcccttcccttcccttcccttcccttcccttcccttcccttcccttcccttcccttcccttcccttcccttcccttcccttcccttcccttcccttcccttcccttcccttcccttcccttcccttcccttcccttcccttcccttcccttcccttcccttcccttcccttcccttcccttcccttcccttcccttcccttccccacttTTCCAGTGGCTTCAGCCCCACCCCAGCCATCTGCAGGGACACATTTGGGAAGCCTTTCCCTGCCACAAGAAGGAGAatttggggctggggaaggggcatCCTGCTTCCCtgtggccctgcagcagggaagggagcacCCATGGGAGCATGGCCAAGGTGACAGGAGCAGGGTGACCTCCTGCGGGCTGGTTGGTGGCCAAGGGTGATGTGCCACCCTCATGCCTGGGTAGGAAGCAAACCAGCTCGTGTTGCAGGTACCTGCAGGAAGGACATCCAAGGTTTAACCCCTGTGTGCCCTTGGGAGTTAcagccctgagcatcccctcCTTTCTGAGGCCGTGGTAATGGGAGCAGAAGGCCTGGCTGGGATCAGCCGTGCCCTCTCCTGTCCTCATTAGTGGATGCAATAATCATTAGGCTGATTAGTCACAGGGTCTCTGAGATGGCTGGGAGGGCAGCATTGCtttccctgggagcaggaggggttGGAAATGCCCCCTTGGAGGGTGTGCCCgggggctcagcccggccctgtCCCGCAGATGAGTCGTCCCTAAAGATGAACCACGTGGAGCACATCCCGCAGACCTTGGCCAGCCACAGTGGGAGCCACCTCTGGGAGGCCCAGCAGGACGAGCACGGGGCTGACATGCTCAAGGCTGACCCCAGAGACACCTTCTTCCTCAGTGAGTGCCCGAGGATGCGTCcctggtggggtttgggggagcacaaaggctgctctgggcatcccTGCCAGCCTCTGCCCATCTCTTGAGCGGAGGCCTCTCTGCTGGGGTGTGTGGGAACACGTTGGGATGCTCTGGGCTTCTCCACAGCCCCTGCCATCGAGGCGTCCCGCGTGGAGAACGTGCTGGTGCCCTGTGCCTACAGCCCCACCTACGTGGTGAAGGATTTCCCCATCGCCCGCTACCAGGGCCTGCAGTTCGTAAGTgtctccctggggacagggccacGCTCCCCATGGGGACATGGCAGAGCCCCGGGATGTTCCCAGCTGGGTGAAATCCAGCGGGAAGCATCTCTCACTGGCTCCGCCTGGGAGAATTGGGGTTAAATCCCTGTGTTTGAGGTACTGGGTCACTTAGGTGTTGGTGGTGGCCTTGGGTCCCCAACTCCTTGGGGTGACACGGCACCATTTACCCCCCAGGTCTACCTCTCGTTTGTGTATCCCAACGACTTCACACGCCTCACTCACATGGAGACAGAGAACAAGTGCTTCTACAGGGAGTCCCCCCTCTACCTGGAAAAGTAGGTActggggctgggattttggggtgctgtgcaCAGGGGGCTgatgccagcagtgctgggatgaTGCATCCTCAGCcatgtgtccctgtccccatgggaggGCCACTCCAGGCTggctccatccccatctcccaggCGTGCAGCAGCTTGAGTGCTGGCAGCGCTCCTGGATTTGGGAACCTCCTCActcctccctctcccaggcCCTCACCCTCCCTCTTCATCCCCAGGTTTGGGTTCTACAAGTACATGAAGatggatgaggaggaggaggatctgCGGCAGCGAGCGTTTCTCTTCCTTGGCCCTGACAGTGAGTCACAGTGAGGCATGGCTGGGCACGGGGCCGAGCTCCCGgcatcctgctgctggcagctcatCCCCTCGGAGCTGTGGCTCATTGGAGTGACTCCAGCCgtgccagaggctgcaggagggctgggctgtgcagagcagcatccCTCAGAGCACCCCTCTGAGCATCCTGCTTGGCATGACAACAGGGTGGTGTGGGGTGTGGGAAGCAGGACACTGGGTTGGGATTTGCTGTCCCTCCAGCATCTCCTGGATTGGCCTcggcagtggcagcaggagccagacCCAGTGTGGAGTCTGGGGGTGTCCATGGAGCCTGGGGGTGCTCCTGGGGAGCCAGAGGCTGTTCAGAGCCTGCCTTGGTGAATTTGCAGCTTAGCAAAGCCCTGGCAGGTCGAGTTTGCTCCTGGATGCAGTAGGATTGGTGCTGAGATTTGAGGTGGGGATAAGTGGCAGCaactggagctgccagccctgtgtgggTATCCCTGGGTGGGCATCCCCTggtgccccagctctgctccctcaccTCAGCCACTCTCAGGTTCCTCTCCTGCTGGGATCAGACTCTGCCTCAGGGTACTGATCTCTGCCTTCACTCCCTAGATTTCCTggatgatgaggaggaggaagaggaaggagtggacagccctgagcccacagaCGCCCCTCCCGAGGCCAAGGAGCGGAGCTTTGGGCCGGCACCCAGAGCCAAAGGGAAGGATCCCACGCCGGTCACCGGGGCTTACGGAGATGACCTGGACTATTACAGCTTCcgccggcagcggggccgggcacagGCTGGGCCAGGCACCCCCGGGCAGCTGAGGGGCACGTGGGGCACCCCCGGGCAGCTGGGGGGGACAtggggcacccccagccctccagcTGCCCTCCAGGGGGATCCCGTGCCGGAGCGGGGCCCGCGCCGGGCGCTCCGTTGGCTGCCCCAGGatggggaagaggaggatgagCTGGGGCTGCCGGCGGCATCTCCAAagcacctccagccccacctcTCCGTGCCCATCTTCAGTGGCAAAGCCAAAACGCCGGGTCCCAgcaggccagcagctcccagcgaGGACAAGAAGCCCCAGAAAAGCCAGGAGAAGGTCTACGTGACCCGGCTGCAGCCCGGGAAGCGCAAAGCCCCGGCCCAGGAGCCGGCCTTCCCTGGAATTTTCCTGTATCCAAAGCTTGTGAGGAGAGTCCACCTCCGCTCTAAGACCCCGCAGAAGCATCCCATCACCCCCAGCAAGCTCCGGGCCCTCCCCGGCCACTGGAGCCCCTGGCTCCTGGGTAACATCTCCAGGGAGAGGGACCCTGCCAGGCGCAAGAGCGGCAGGAGGTGGGAGCGGCCGCCCAAGCAGCGGGTGCTGCCCGgcctcctggccctgggcaccgAGGGGCTCTTCAGCCACGAGGACACGACCCCTGCTCCGGGCAGGACAGCGGCCACTGCCGGCTACAACTCCTCCGAGGCCACCCGCTCCGAGGGGACGAGAGTGACATCCTTTCTGAAGGTGTCGGAGACCACAGCGtcgcagcagcaggaggggaagggccaggaggaggaggaggatgaggaggaagaggtgTCGGACTATTCCTACGAGGcgggggagctgcagcagggctggctggaggaCTCCATCAACTGGCAGCGGACGTTCAGCGTCAGCTCCGTGGACTTCGAGCTGCTGCGCTCCGACTGGAACGACCTGCGCTGCAACGTGTCGGGAAACCTGCAGCTGGCCGAGAGCGAGGTGGTGGACGTGGTGGCCCAGTACATGGAGAGGCTCAACGAGAAGAACGGGGGGTATGGAGGGAGCAGGATGCCggtgggaatttggggggtGGGTCCCGGATTGcggggagcagagctcaggatgGCGGCGATTTCAAGGCTTCTCGTTTCCCGGTAGGATCTACACCCTCCTGAGGATCATCAACGTGGAGAAGCGGCGGGACACGGCGCGGGGGAACCGCtacctgctggagctggagctggcgGAGCGGGGCCAGCGCACGGTGCGGCTCTCCGAGTACGTCTACGTGCTCCTGCACCAGGGCAAGCAGGACGACAGCGCCGAGGCCAACCCCGACGGGCTGGCCCTGGGCGCCACCGAGCCCCAGCCCAGCGCCTGGAGCATCCTCTATGGGAAATCTGTGCTGTGCCGGCCGCTGCGGCTCAGCTGGAGGCAGGACGTCATGGTGCACTTCGTGGTGCCGGGTAGGTGACAGCGGGACGCGGCTCTGCGGGGTCcgtgctgctccctcagcagcctCCAGCGGGATGGGGGTGTCACCTCTCCTCAGAAGGGGTTGGTTGGGCCAGGGGGAGGTGCTGAGGGTTCCTCTGTGAGCCTGAGGGATGTGTCTCTGGCAGTGAAGAACCAGGCCCGCTGGGTGCAGCAGTTCATCTCGGACATGGCCGGCCTCTACGGGGCCACGGGGGACGCCAACTTCAACGTGATCCTGGTGGACTTTGACAGCGAGGACATGGATGTGGAGAAGGCCCTGCGGGATGCCCGGCTGCCCCGGTAACTCCCACCTGCAGCCTCGGGGTCTGGGGGGGCTCCCTGTGGTGGGACaggtgctcacacacacagcctgctgctccttccccgcctgcacagtccctgccttgctgcccctcccCCTCATTTTTGGGGGTTTAAACTACTTTTCCATGTGGATTTGGGGGTGCAGAAACTTGACTCTATGGGGGAAGCCTCAGCTTGAGCTGTAGCACCTGAGCTTGCCTGGGAACCCCATGCTGGTGgttcctgtccctcctggctgtccctgtctgtccccagtgCTACCTGCCCTGTCCTCTCTCCCCAGGTTCCAGTACCTGCGGCGCACGGGGAATTTCGAGCGCTCTGCCGGGCTCCAGGCCGGTGTGGACATGGTGGAGGTGAGTGGGGACagg
It includes:
- the B4GALNT4 gene encoding N-acetyl-beta-glucosaminyl-glycoprotein 4-beta-N-acetylgalactosaminyltransferase 1 → MPRLPVKKLRKQLKLLLLLALLTSAAWFTYLHISLVRQGRALRLPFAYGKDGERPGEVTDPGRRPAAPARRRKAEDSSESREEDPMSDGQDGDAWFSRGQQRSSRASAHPKLNLTKQALPWNEQYKGKANLHVFEDWCGGAVRHLRKNLHFPLFPHTRTTVKKLAVSPKWKNYGLRIFGYIHPFKDGDFQFSVASDDNSEFWLSSDDSPSNSRLAAFVGKLGTEWTAPGEFTKFSSQVSKPLRLMSSRRYYFELLHKQDDRGSDHVEVGWRVFLPSLKFEVIDSSYISLYTDESSLKMNHVEHIPQTLASHSGSHLWEAQQDEHGADMLKADPRDTFFLTPAIEASRVENVLVPCAYSPTYVVKDFPIARYQGLQFVYLSFVYPNDFTRLTHMETENKCFYRESPLYLEKFGFYKYMKMDEEEEDLRQRAFLFLGPDNFLDDEEEEEEGVDSPEPTDAPPEAKERSFGPAPRAKGKDPTPVTGAYGDDLDYYSFRRQRGRAQAGPGTPGQLRGTWGTPGQLGGTWGTPSPPAALQGDPVPERGPRRALRWLPQDGEEEDELGLPAASPKHLQPHLSVPIFSGKAKTPGPSRPAAPSEDKKPQKSQEKVYVTRLQPGKRKAPAQEPAFPGIFLYPKLVRRVHLRSKTPQKHPITPSKLRALPGHWSPWLLGNISRERDPARRKSGRRWERPPKQRVLPGLLALGTEGLFSHEDTTPAPGRTAATAGYNSSEATRSEGTRVTSFLKVSETTASQQQEGKGQEEEEDEEEEVSDYSYEAGELQQGWLEDSINWQRTFSVSSVDFELLRSDWNDLRCNVSGNLQLAESEVVDVVAQYMERLNEKNGGIYTLLRIINVEKRRDTARGNRYLLELELAERGQRTVRLSEYVYVLLHQGKQDDSAEANPDGLALGATEPQPSAWSILYGKSVLCRPLRLSWRQDVMVHFVVPVKNQARWVQQFISDMAGLYGATGDANFNVILVDFDSEDMDVEKALRDARLPRFQYLRRTGNFERSAGLQAGVDMVEDEHSIVFLCDLHIHFPANILDSIRKHCVEGKLAYAPIVMRLSCGSSPREPNGYWEVNGFGLFGIYKSDFDRVGGMNTEEFRDRWGGEDWELLDRVLQSGLEVERLRLRNFYHYYHSKRGMWNTRSKKPSKE